A genomic window from Microbacterium sp. ET2 includes:
- the cobA gene encoding uroporphyrinogen-III C-methyltransferase — MTALIGLSLHGRAVLFVGGGAVAARRLPRFVREGARVSVVAPKLSPQVRARVDAGEIRWLARGVEEEDVHDVWLVHTATGDARVDAAVARWCDARRTFCVNASDGAHGSARLAAEARSGDVVVGVASDSGVDPRRAARVRDGIAARLRDGAYPVRSRRRRLGGGRVDLVGGGPGPLDLLTVRARRLLAEADVIVADRLGPVDLAGEVDPDVEIIDVGKRPGHHPVPQEEINDLLVRLAREGKRVVRLKGGDPFVYGRGGEEVAACLAAGVPVDVVPGLTSIVSVPQAAGIPVTHRGVSAGVHVVNGQGEISPTTLAALGDPAMTTVVLMGVAALPRLVAAAAAAGVPRSRPVAIVERGHTPQQRTTWTNLGDALADAASAGVENPAVIVVGDVARAGLLLPRPQLAGDASR, encoded by the coding sequence ATGACCGCACTGATCGGACTGTCGTTGCACGGGCGAGCCGTGCTCTTCGTGGGCGGCGGTGCCGTCGCCGCACGCCGTCTTCCGCGGTTCGTCCGCGAGGGTGCACGGGTCAGCGTGGTGGCTCCGAAGCTGTCCCCGCAGGTGCGGGCGCGTGTGGACGCCGGCGAGATCCGGTGGCTCGCCCGAGGGGTCGAGGAGGAGGATGTCCACGACGTCTGGCTCGTGCACACGGCGACCGGGGACGCCCGGGTCGACGCGGCAGTGGCCCGCTGGTGCGATGCGCGCAGGACATTCTGCGTCAACGCGTCCGATGGAGCGCATGGGAGTGCACGGCTCGCCGCCGAGGCCCGGTCGGGCGACGTCGTCGTCGGCGTGGCATCCGACAGCGGCGTCGACCCCCGTCGCGCAGCGCGAGTGCGCGACGGCATCGCTGCTCGGCTCCGCGACGGCGCGTACCCGGTGCGGTCCCGCCGGCGCCGCCTCGGCGGCGGGCGCGTCGACCTCGTCGGCGGGGGCCCCGGACCCCTCGATCTCCTCACGGTGCGGGCGCGACGGCTCCTGGCGGAAGCGGACGTGATCGTGGCCGACCGGCTGGGCCCGGTCGATCTCGCTGGTGAGGTCGACCCTGATGTCGAGATCATCGACGTCGGCAAGCGGCCGGGCCATCACCCGGTGCCGCAAGAGGAGATCAACGACCTTCTCGTGCGGCTCGCGCGAGAGGGCAAGCGGGTCGTCCGGCTCAAGGGCGGCGACCCCTTCGTCTACGGCCGGGGCGGCGAGGAGGTCGCCGCGTGTCTGGCCGCCGGCGTGCCCGTCGACGTCGTGCCGGGTCTCACCAGCATCGTCTCCGTCCCGCAGGCAGCCGGCATTCCCGTCACGCATCGCGGGGTCTCGGCGGGCGTGCACGTCGTCAACGGGCAGGGCGAGATCTCGCCGACCACCCTGGCCGCGCTGGGCGACCCGGCGATGACGACCGTGGTCCTCATGGGCGTCGCCGCACTTCCCCGCCTGGTCGCCGCCGCGGCGGCGGCGGGAGTCCCCCGCTCCCGACCGGTGGCCATCGTCGAGAGAGGTCACACCCCGCAGCAGCGCACGACGTGGACGAACCTCGGAGATGCTCTCGCCGACGCCGCGTCGGCGGGTGTCGAGAACCCCGCGGTGATCGTCGTCGGCGATGTCGCACGGGCAGGGCTGCTGCTGCCCCGGCCTCAGTTGGCGGGTGATGCGTCGAGGTGA
- the nirD gene encoding nitrite reductase small subunit NirD — protein MSLAAVRRDAVGIPSAAPEGWVRVCALSDLAVERGSACLLDDTQIALFRLHTGRVHAVANHDPYSGAQVISRGIVGTRDGIPTVASPMYKQVFDLRTGVCLDTQGREAAGLQVFPASVLGGDVWIRWGDER, from the coding sequence ATGAGTCTCGCAGCCGTTCGCAGAGACGCCGTCGGCATCCCCAGCGCGGCGCCCGAGGGCTGGGTGCGCGTGTGCGCTCTGAGCGACCTCGCCGTCGAACGAGGGTCGGCGTGCCTCCTCGACGACACCCAGATCGCCCTCTTCCGGCTGCACACCGGGCGGGTGCATGCGGTGGCCAATCACGACCCGTACAGCGGTGCGCAGGTCATCAGCCGTGGCATCGTCGGCACGCGCGACGGCATTCCGACGGTCGCGTCGCCCATGTACAAGCAGGTCTTCGACCTTCGGACAGGTGTCTGCCTGGACACTCAGGGACGCGAAGCCGCCGGGCTGCAGGTGTTCCCGGCATCCGTTCTCGGGGGCGATGTCTGGATCCGGTGGGGGGATGAGAGATGA